From the genome of Ziziphus jujuba cultivar Dongzao chromosome 4, ASM3175591v1:
TTGAGGCATTATAGGAAAACGATCACGACGTCTCCAAGATGGCAATGTCTTAAGTCGAACTTGATAAGCTTTCCCACAATGTGTAGGATCAGCAACAAATCTAAACATAGAGTAGATGAAATAAACCGTAGCTGCCACACCAATAGGATTGCTAGGTAGGAATGTAAACTTAAAAATGGTGATAGCATAAAACATGCCAAAGTAAGATTCTATCTGCCCATTCCAGCCAAGGTTAATAATTCTATTTCTTGAATGCAACCctgttttgcaatatattgcaaagtcTTCGCAACTGTTGTTGAAAATGTTGTAGGCACCAATTCCAGAACCTGTGTTCAACTCCCGGCGGGAACGGTACATGATAGTCTCGGGCCGATCAGTAGAGCAAAGGGTACAAGTACCACCAAAAATTTTGGCTATAAAGAAAGCAAGACTAACACCATATTTATAGAGATAGACTTCATCACCATTAAGAAAACTATCTAGGCTGCAATATTCTACACGACTACTGGCGGCGGAGGTAGTGCTTATGGGAATGTCTGATGAATGGGATGAAGCTGAGATGGGTAAAATAGGGTCTACTCCACGAATGAGGTTGATCACTTCTCCGTCACTGTCACCGACATATATACCTGACCATGTCACATGAATAGCAGGCAGAATAAGTTAACACCATGGTGGCCAATTCACCATGacatatataatttcataaagTTAGTATATGTTGATATGATCAcaattgtgtaattttgttacTATAAGAGAAGGAATTAGGACTATTATCATATCATAAACACGATTTGCCACGAAGTGCAAGAGATTAAACTAACCTATAAGTGAAAACCTTCCTAAAATGCTGttaaattgattatcacccTTCTAAAAGCTTAAGTTGtttgaatatacatatatgtcagGACCATCCAATATTCCTCACAGAaacctagacaagtcctgatcccatgGAAATcctactggaccctccaatggaaaatctggtagCATCTCCTcaaaaggttggacttaccacaaaatttcttacacagaaaacacacttctaataatatttttttattcctcccaccttactacagtTCATTCCAAAAGTTTGCAGCATTCCAAATAAACAAGGAATCAatgcaatattaaataaataaatgtccagtGTAGTACACAGAGCATAATACAAGATGAatggaaaagaaaggagaacTCCTCTGGAATTCAGTAACAAACCAAAACATAGAGTGCATCCCTGACAATCATCCACTAACTTGGGTCTTGAGCATgcaattcaatcaagatcctccatgggattgATTCCATAATTCATATGTGCTCCTCCCAGAAATTGGACCTGTGGTAGTCGGAATCTTGCCCAAAAGGTTTCGAATTTAATGTCCACAAATCTCATGATCCGttgaaaattaaaggaaaagtaCCTTGGATTCGAATTCAAGAGATcaaatttgtaacaccccgtcccaaatcacattggaattcatgcacgttgaccgaggttgactgttgactgagtgggtcaaaagttgactttttgttccagttgaaatttctagttgaccatggtaccgtggtaaagtgcatgatgccccgagttcgtagactagtagcacgtcgaaaacagagctacggtttgaaagttatgggcaaaacaagtcgaggtgcaaacagtccaaaaggtgccgggagttgactttttgttgttgtgtaattttgttttgactcttgtatggttgtaaagtacttgtcgatacgagttcatagactagcggcacgcttaaattggacatctggttaaaaagttatggacgtttgaagtttgctGGAtgccgtaatattttattatatctggcttaagtgcacagtaaagCCACGTGTCgccacctgattggtccacatggattaacagtgtcacccacggtggcttttatttggcaaaaatgccagggaggagagagagagagacgaccgGCTGCcggaatcgtccaattttccAACCGACCCTTACTACATGCGCCGACCAGACGGAAGCGccttcccatttccggccaaaccccaaaatctcacgaccgctggtcgccggacgtgcccagatcgagccggcgaagctcgacggtgattttttccctccaccgccggccaccgccgtttgaccccttttcgGCCACAAGCGCCAGCCACctctcaccacctcctcatttccggccagcccaccaaatttcacggccaccggacctccgacgcgccatgatcggagcgttttccagtAAGGcgccaaaaatcttcaaaccccaatCTCTCCGCCGTCcagcctccatttgcctcaccgctggtcccgttggaatcctctcccctcgatctacaaaaccgccaaaaatctcagccaacggccaccgtacgCGCCACCGCCGGtgatggttgccggtgaccgcggcggttCGCCGGATATCACTGTTCCAGCGAGTAcctagttgcaccgccggtccctgtccactaattccgagctcctgaatccaaatccggcatccttttcctccaatttgcgacAGTttaggagaattgaggagtcgaatctcgaaagctttccgacgagattccggccaactcgggttcgatctccgggaagtaagattgaatccgtgatcctcatcattcaaccttcgattcggtatatcactcgtaatttttagttgtcgtttgtgttcgctccccgagtacccatttgggagttacccgattaaaatattaatatatttggttggtgtactgtggatgttttaggtgcgcgtgcgagtagtggagttgatcctgcggaggatcttagctgatatacgcgcttaaggtgagtgacccacctttaaaaatattttggggtaattaattatatttaattggtgtttatttgatatttgaattatgctcatgtggtgcaatttaattattattttattgtgatttaattttaattattatgcatgagcaaggtattttcagtaataaatcatatgtggttttaaatattatttttgggcataattggtttaaatactttatgaaaatatttgtttaaattggtggtttaattttataattatgtccacggtattttatttgttcaacttcgtgttacgagaaaaattattgttttattggttatcgatgttttcgtaccgggtttgttaaatggaaatatgtgggatggtaaatgtgaaaattggtatatttcccacggtaattttggaaagaacagTACGGTTgagttaataattattttagacgcattcatacagtattggtgttctggtgtatgtatatgtggtttagcgcgcaagtattatgtctcccgtgagttgccattggaccgtgggtaggcaagtttgatattggccacagcagcccccctccttggccgggatgacggtttcagcagcggtactgtcgggacgtcgaagtgccgtttgcaagtttctctctttaatctccccgccagtcggtgctcaggacgctgggtatcggaggacatcacgagtatatggtgtggtgcgtcaagtgtaaattttcagacaaaatttcaaaccccaaaagtgttcaaaaattatttattataatttagtacgttttaattatatttggggcatttatttatttattgtttattaaattgtttgatcccttggtttttgggaaatacgaatatcaggttttgtgaaaatgttttaaaacgggaacatttccaaaggagtgattagtgagagttttgagggaaattattatttccaactgctattatttatttacctatttaattgccggtattacttaaattcccttatttgttatattattattgttaatattaaaggtattcagtagctagggtcgctcactgagatgattagcatctcaagtttttaaattctgttcccttaggtgcaaggggtggtagacgttcttccgggacgaaccaattctccgccgctatcgtatttcaagaagtacttttgtactcgttcattttagttgtattatttctttcttctttgttttattttctattgaatagcacttcatgaagctctgtatactattctggacacttatgttttaattatgcactggattgctgttattgttgtgaagtgctgtaaatttgtggtatcaatttgtagttttgtgggagatataaggggatgaatatagaagtgtgttttcagtgcaggtaatttttggtaagtcctacccttaggggaggtgctgccggattttccgttggaaggttcggtagtatttccctgggatcaaggcttgtctagggttccggggaggaattctggtcGGGTCTTGAcaaaattagtgggaaaaggtaGGTGAGATCACCGAGAACTCACCATCGGTGGCGTGTCCGGTGGCAACTAACCTTGGTTTTTGGTAGAAAGATAGATCGGAGAATGGGTAAGCCAATGAGACTGACGGTGTCGAAAATCGATGGCTAATTTAGGAGAAATTGCTGGTGAAAAGAAACAGGTCACTTGCTAAAAAACGGCGGATCTGGGCCCGTTGTCAATGAGTTTGCCATGAAACTGGGGTGGTCGGCCAAAAATGAAGGGGTGATGGTGGTGGTCAGGTGCATGTACAAGGTGGGTGGCTTGAAATAGGTCGATCGGGGGTGGCCGATGGTGTCTCTCtcacctctttctctctcttctccctcCTCTcacatacttatatatatttaaattaattacctAATCCTAATTgattttctcaaatcaattctATGCTCCAAATGATATGTAGATTTCTTATTCAATAAAGTTCAAAATTACATAATATTCCTACACTAACTATAGAGGTTTCTCATGCAATCGTGAACACAAATGAAATAGAGACAGTCAATTACtcaaattatatgtatagataaaaacaggtattttttttttatttatttttgacccACTTCTTTTTAGTAATGGAAAGAGAAATGAAAGGAAGATGTTACAATAGAGATTGTAAAAAAATGCCGTTTAGAGCCTAGTATTCAACCGagctatatatattgtataggaCACAACAAACATAGAAAATATCAGCAAAGCAAATTTTCCtattgacaaatttttttttttcaattgctaTATAAATCACAAGAAGCAACCTTgcataaacatgaaaaataagcactagttaaagaaataaaaagaaaaagaatgagcaAATTAACAAAGAATGTAGTTCTTTGCCAAAGTATGTAATGCTAATCTTAGTTGTCCTCTGAATTTAATGACTAACAATTTAGGATGGTCAACTTACTAAGccataatatttaaacaacTAAAGTGGATTCTTAAGGCCCTATTTGGTTTGAGACAAATTAATTGGAAAAAGTTGAGACGAAAGTGgtttcatcaaaatatatagatgtTTCTTTATACATGTTATCGGGAATTAGTTtgacatatttatttaaatggcaGTCTTACCCTCCTTTTAAACATTTCCAACTATTAACAAAGACTAGAGGAAATAATAATTCTGTGGAAACTATTTCTTAATAAATGGATTTCTTAAAACTTTATCATGTTCAAGTACTTGAGTTAGATAAAAGATAATGATATACAACTAAACGAATTGGGTTTTTAGtgtcaaaataaaatcaaaataataataaaaaaataccataattataacataaaaagaaagaaatatggaGATAAAGAAGATCACCACATGGAGCTAAAGAAGATCATTACCGTGATGGGCATTGGTACTGCAGGAGTTGTGCCTCCATGTATAGATGTGATCTCCAGGCTTCAGCTGCTTTTTATGTATCTTGTTTGAAAACAATCTCTGAATATTGAACGTTTAATGCtttaataagtaaatatatttcataaataaaaaagagagtaaATTCATCATATATTGTTCTTCTATtatgtgttttattttgaagaaatgTATATTTGTTCCCTTTTGTTGGTAGTCCACTTCCATATTTTACCATAAACAAtacttatatgaaaaaaaaaaaaaaaaaccttatagTAAGGCCTTATTTGacattgtttttgctttttccaaAAGTGCTTGctacaaatttattttctattggcTTTTGTTAAAAGCTCATGGAAGCTTTGGAAGcctcaaatatttttgaaaaattgtttaaacatttttataagTAATTTTTGAGCTTTAAAAAGCCAGAAGTAGCTTCTCAAAAGTTATAACAAACAAGACTTAAGtatcactaaatttatttaccaaatatttattttatttttataataataataataataatgctgaAAATATTACTCCTTGTAATATTGCTGAGTAGAAAAATATGATCCATGCTAGAATCCAGACTGCTCGAGGAGTCTCAGACCGCAGTTGAAGAGGCTGAGACCACATTAGTACACTTGATAGCAACTGAGTATTGAAATGAGCCATCAGTAGTACTATGAACAGGTCAACTAAGGATTGAAAGGGTCTGAAGCCAAAAGCAGCAGAAGACAATTTCTCATCAACATCAGGCAAGTTCTTTACTCTATCCACTTTAATAACATTAGGACGGGCTCCGATATCAGAGCCAAATCTATAAATACAGTATAAGCCAAAACATGTAGCTGCCACACCAGTGAACGTAGCAGCTGTGAGTTGCTgcagagaaagaaagaatgtGACAGTAACAGCCAAGAAAAATACTGCAGTTTGCCAGCTTCTGCTAAAATTTATGTTATCTATAACTACCAAGCCTGTTTTGCAATACATTGCAAAGTCTTTACCATTGTTTATGAAACGATAGTGGCTACTGGAGTCATTGCTAGTAAGGAAACTAAGTGCACGGTCCAGCACAACGTCAGGCTGGTCAGCAAGGGCAAGAGTTGTACCTCCTCCGAGTTTGGTGAGGATGAGAGCTGGATTAACATCATATTCAAAGAGATAGAGATGATCTGCACCAGAACGGAAACAATCTATGCAGCAACAGACCACACCATGAACACTTGATTGATCACGGTCTCTGCATTTTGGACATGTACAATGATGACCGTCTGACCTTGCTCCTGGTCGACCTTGAGTGAAGTGGATCACGTTTTCAGCATCCAAATATATTCCTGAAGTCATATATATCAGGAAAATTATTAAGTAAATTTCATGGTGGCGAAAAACTCAGATTCTTATTTGTAAGTGTTGAAATACCAGTtatcccaaaagcttaagcttaTGGACTCCCTCAAATGTAAGCCTGtcttttttgggcttttctctggatctttatatttatgtttttttattttggatagaGTTGTTGATTTTTGGACTCAGTACTTCTTGGATCTTTAGCTCTGATACTATGTTGAAATATCACTGATTCCATATGCTTAAGTTTATGGAAGATGGgctttcatttgatttatatttttctctaacagtaaggaagaaaaaaaaaaataaaaaagtctgtGAAGCACAAAAGTACTGTCAGGCATGAATTCAAAAGAAatggagaagaagaggaaggttACCATGTTCTTTTGTATTGGCTCGTGTCCATGTGTAGATGTGATCTCCAGGCTGCAGGTTTTCCTTCCTGGTTTCCTTGAGAAGCACCTTACAGATCATGTTCTGCAGTTCACTCATCTTACAACTGGGATATGTTACTCTCTGTTCTTCAAACTTGTGTTTTAGGAAATGGGAAATTGAATTCGACCACACCATGCCAGCGATGCAATGCCAATATTGAATACCCTGACAACGCAGGGATTGGACTGTAATGCAGAAAGGATTGGATTGGCTGACAGAAGGGTAAGTCCATATTTCTATAttcttaaacaaataattatgacagCAAATAATAAGGGAAAAGATGCTACCTAATATTCTATGTCAGCAAGTCA
Proteins encoded in this window:
- the LOC132803502 gene encoding uncharacterized protein LOC132803502 is translated as MVWSNSISHFLKHKFEEQRVTYPSCKMSELQNMICKVLLKETRKENLQPGDHIYTWTRANTKEHGIYLDAENVIHFTQGRPGARSDGHHCTCPKCRDRDQSSVHGVVCCCIDCFRSGADHLYLFEYDVNPALILTKLGGGTTLALADQPDVVLDRALSFLTSNDSSSHYRFINNGKDFAMYCKTGLVVIDNINFSRSWQTAVFFLAVTVTFFLSLQQLTAATFTGVAATCFGLYCIYRFGSDIGARPNVIKVDRVKNLPDVDEKLSSAAFGFRPFQSLVDLFIVLLMAHFNTQLLSSVLMWSQPLQLRSETPRAVWILAWIIFFYSAILQGRLFSNKIHKKQLKPGDHIYTWRHNSCSTNAHHGIYVGDSDGEVINLIRGVDPILPISASSHSSDIPISTTSAASSRVEYCSLDSFLNGDEVYLYKYGVSLAFFIAKIFGGTCTLCSTDRPETIMYRSRRELNTGSGIGAYNIFNNSCEDFAIYCKTGLHSRNRIINLGWNGQIESYFGMFYAITIFKFTFLPSNPIGVAATVYFIYSMFRFVADPTHCGKAYQVRLKTLPSWRRRDRFPIMPQFMYLGDKIFLF